One region of Polyodon spathula isolate WHYD16114869_AA unplaced genomic scaffold, ASM1765450v1 scaffolds_1297, whole genome shotgun sequence genomic DNA includes:
- the LOC121309496 gene encoding jhy protein homolog translates to MEKSGKKLIMPGTPYTRLEEVPEGPSSLEEDLHLSLHDSLELDTESLAQERRYQFELQQRIHENEGAYRSFEDTPRDHSNNSEEEEEEEEEGDDVYDSLDEPAFKQVQRGRTTDNQDQSTPPHRGKQGVRY, encoded by the coding sequence ATGGAGAAAAGTGGTAAGAAGCTGATCATGCCCGGCACGCCGTACACCAGACTGGAGGAGGTGCCCGAGGGTCCTTCCTCTCTCGAAGAGGACCTCCACCTCAGTCTCCATGACTCGCTGGAGTTGGACACGGAGAGCCTGGCACAGGAGAGGAGGTACCAGTTTGAGCTTCAACAGAGGATTCACGAGAACGAGGGGGCGTACAGGAGCTTCGAGGATACGCCCAGAGACCACAGCAATAatagtgaggaggaggaggaggaggaggaggagggagatgATGTCTATGATAGTTTAGATGAACCAGCTTTCAAGCAGGTCCAAAGAGGCAGGACAACGGACAACCAAGACCAGAGCACTCCCCCTCATCGAGGCAAGCAAGGAGTGAGGTATTAA